The following proteins are co-located in the Micromonospora viridifaciens genome:
- a CDS encoding vitamin B12-dependent ribonucleotide reductase has protein sequence MGDRADEGGDGVTTSKSRNRAGAGLKIERVWTTEGVHPYDEVTWERRDVVMTNWRDGSINFEQRGVEFPESWSVNAANIVTTKYFRGAVGTPEREWSLKQLIDRVVGTYRTAGEEYGYFASAADAEVFAHELTWMLLHQVFSFNSPVWFNVGTPSPQQVSACFILAVDDSMDSILDWYKEEGLIFKGGSGSGVNLSRIRSSKELLSSGGTASGPVSFMRGADASAGTIKSGGATRRAAKMVILDVDHPDIEEFVVTKAREEDKIRALRDAGFDMDLGGADIVSVQYQNANNSVRVSDEFMTAVEKGGGFDLRGRLDGQTIETIDAKKLFRTISQAAWECADPGLQYDDTINDWHTCPETGRITASNPCSEYLHLDNSSCNLASLNLMKFLRADGGFEVAKFVKSVELVITAMDISICFADFPTEKIGETTRAYRQLGIGYANLGALLMASGLPYDSEQGREVAAAITSLMTGTAYRRSAELAGIVGAYDGYARNAEAHKRVMRKHAAANDEIKPTGTVATAIQREATKQWTLGNKVGEKNGWRNSQASVLAPTGTIGLMMDCDTTGVEPDLALVKFKKLVGGGSMQIVNQTVPRALRSLGYPEEQVEAIVEHIADHGHVVDAPGLKPEHYPVFDCAMGERSIAPMGHVRMMAAVQPFISGAISKTVNMPEQATVEDVEKIYFEGWKLGLKALAIYRDNCKVGQPLSAAKPNKAVEPAAAPEKVVEKVVEYRPVRKRLPKKRPSETISFSVGGAEGYLTASSYPDDGLGEVFLKMSKQGSTLAGVMDAFSVAISIGLQYGVPLETYVSKFTNMRFEPAGMTDDPDVRMAASVMDYIFRRLALDFLPYERRAELGIFTAKERAAQLQAEAEAEANGADLTAMAASAPVEAPEPKTVAVVQPKQEVADVAAVKPAPSVGSSTELLEAVIGKAADAPLCFTCGTKMRPAGSCYVCEGCGSTSGCS, from the coding sequence GTGGGTGACCGCGCAGACGAGGGGGGCGACGGCGTGACGACCAGCAAGTCACGGAACAGGGCCGGGGCAGGGCTGAAGATCGAGCGCGTCTGGACGACCGAGGGGGTGCATCCCTACGACGAGGTCACCTGGGAGCGCCGCGACGTCGTGATGACGAACTGGCGGGACGGTTCGATCAACTTCGAGCAGCGGGGGGTGGAGTTCCCCGAGTCCTGGTCCGTCAACGCGGCCAACATCGTGACCACCAAGTACTTCCGGGGCGCGGTGGGGACCCCGGAGCGGGAGTGGTCGCTCAAGCAGCTCATCGACCGGGTGGTCGGCACCTACCGCACCGCCGGTGAGGAGTACGGCTACTTCGCCAGCGCGGCCGACGCGGAGGTGTTCGCGCACGAGCTGACCTGGATGCTGCTGCACCAGGTGTTCAGCTTCAACTCGCCGGTCTGGTTCAACGTGGGCACGCCGTCGCCGCAGCAGGTCAGCGCGTGCTTCATCCTGGCCGTCGACGACTCGATGGACTCCATCCTCGACTGGTACAAGGAGGAGGGGCTGATCTTCAAGGGCGGCTCCGGCTCCGGCGTCAACCTGTCCCGGATCCGCTCCTCCAAGGAGCTGCTCTCCTCCGGCGGCACCGCCTCCGGTCCGGTCAGCTTCATGCGCGGCGCGGACGCGTCCGCGGGGACCATCAAGTCCGGCGGCGCCACCCGGCGCGCGGCCAAGATGGTCATCCTCGACGTGGACCACCCGGACATCGAGGAGTTCGTGGTCACCAAGGCGCGCGAGGAAGACAAGATCCGCGCGCTGCGGGACGCCGGCTTCGACATGGACCTGGGCGGCGCCGACATCGTCAGCGTGCAGTACCAGAACGCCAACAACTCGGTCCGGGTCTCCGACGAGTTCATGACCGCGGTGGAGAAGGGCGGCGGCTTCGACCTGCGGGGCCGGCTCGACGGGCAGACCATCGAGACGATCGACGCCAAGAAGCTGTTCCGCACCATCTCCCAGGCCGCCTGGGAGTGCGCCGACCCCGGCCTGCAGTACGACGACACGATCAACGACTGGCACACCTGCCCGGAGACCGGGCGGATCACCGCGTCGAACCCGTGCTCCGAGTACCTGCACCTGGACAACTCCTCGTGCAACCTGGCCTCGCTGAACCTGATGAAGTTCCTCCGCGCCGACGGCGGCTTCGAGGTGGCGAAGTTCGTCAAGTCGGTCGAGCTGGTCATCACCGCCATGGACATCTCGATCTGCTTCGCCGACTTCCCGACCGAGAAGATCGGCGAGACCACCCGCGCCTACCGGCAGCTCGGCATCGGGTACGCCAACCTGGGTGCGCTGCTGATGGCCTCCGGCCTGCCGTACGACTCGGAGCAGGGCCGCGAGGTCGCCGCGGCGATCACCTCGCTGATGACCGGCACGGCGTACCGCCGCTCGGCCGAGTTGGCCGGCATCGTCGGCGCGTACGACGGCTACGCCCGCAACGCCGAGGCGCACAAGCGGGTCATGCGCAAGCACGCCGCCGCCAACGACGAGATCAAGCCGACCGGCACGGTGGCCACCGCCATCCAGCGCGAGGCCACGAAGCAGTGGACCCTGGGCAACAAGGTCGGCGAGAAGAACGGCTGGCGGAACTCGCAGGCCAGCGTGCTCGCCCCGACCGGCACCATCGGCCTGATGATGGACTGCGACACCACCGGTGTCGAGCCGGACCTGGCCCTGGTCAAGTTCAAGAAGCTGGTCGGCGGCGGCTCGATGCAGATCGTCAACCAGACCGTGCCGCGCGCCCTGCGCAGTCTCGGCTACCCCGAGGAGCAGGTCGAGGCGATCGTCGAGCACATCGCCGACCACGGCCACGTGGTCGACGCCCCCGGCCTCAAGCCGGAGCACTACCCGGTCTTCGACTGCGCCATGGGTGAGCGTTCCATCGCGCCGATGGGCCACGTGCGGATGATGGCGGCCGTCCAGCCGTTCATCTCCGGCGCCATCTCCAAGACGGTCAACATGCCGGAGCAGGCGACCGTCGAGGACGTCGAGAAGATCTACTTCGAGGGCTGGAAGCTCGGCCTCAAGGCCCTTGCCATCTACCGGGACAACTGCAAGGTTGGCCAGCCGCTGTCCGCCGCCAAGCCGAACAAGGCGGTGGAGCCGGCGGCCGCGCCGGAGAAGGTGGTCGAGAAGGTCGTCGAGTACCGGCCGGTGCGCAAGCGGCTGCCGAAGAAGCGCCCCTCCGAGACGATCTCCTTCTCGGTGGGCGGCGCCGAGGGCTACCTCACCGCCTCGTCGTACCCGGACGACGGTCTCGGCGAGGTCTTCCTCAAGATGTCGAAGCAGGGCTCGACCCTGGCCGGCGTGATGGACGCCTTCTCGGTGGCCATCTCCATCGGTCTCCAGTACGGCGTCCCGCTGGAGACGTACGTCAGCAAGTTCACCAACATGCGCTTCGAGCCGGCCGGCATGACCGACGACCCGGACGTGCGGATGGCGGCCTCGGTGATGGACTACATCTTCCGTCGCCTGGCCCTGGACTTCCTGCCGTACGAGCGCCGCGCGGAGCTGGGCATCTTCACCGCCAAGGAGCGGGCCGCCCAGCTCCAGGCCGAGGCGGAGGCGGAGGCGAACGGTGCGGACCTCACCGCGATGGCCGCCTCCGCCCCGGTCGAGGCGCCCGAGCCGAAGACCGTCGCGGTCGTCCAGCCGAAGCAGGAGGTCGCGGACGTCGCCGCCGTCAAGCCGGCGCCGTCGGTGGGCTCCAGCACCGAGCTGCTCGAGGCCGTGATCGGCAAGGCCGCCGACGCGCCGCTCTGCTTCACCTGCGGTACGAAGATGCGGCCCGCCGGTAGCTGCTACGTCTGCGAGGGCTGCGGCTCCACCAGCGGCTGCAGCTGA
- the nrdR gene encoding transcriptional regulator NrdR, with protein sequence MRCPYCRHADSRVVDSREADDGQLIRRRRACPECGKRFTTVEEAVLAVVKRSGVTEPFSRTKIIGGVRKACQGRPVDDDSIALLAQKVEETVRAKGAAELPSHEVGLAILGPLRDLDEVAYLRFASVYRSFDSLADFEREIETLRAAARAREGAGDEPVEAAGHTV encoded by the coding sequence ATGCGGTGTCCGTACTGCCGGCACGCCGACTCCCGGGTCGTCGACTCGCGGGAGGCCGACGACGGTCAGCTCATCCGGCGGCGGCGGGCCTGCCCGGAGTGCGGCAAGCGGTTCACCACCGTCGAGGAGGCGGTGCTCGCGGTGGTCAAGCGCAGCGGGGTGACCGAGCCGTTCAGCCGCACCAAGATCATCGGTGGGGTGCGCAAGGCGTGCCAGGGCCGGCCGGTCGACGACGACTCGATCGCGCTGTTGGCGCAGAAGGTCGAGGAGACCGTGCGGGCCAAGGGGGCCGCCGAGCTCCCCAGCCACGAGGTCGGGCTGGCCATCCTGGGGCCGCTGCGTGACCTGGACGAGGTGGCCTACCTGCGCTTCGCCAGCGTCTACCGCTCCTTCGACTCGCTCGCCGACTTCGAGCGCGAGATCGAGACGCTGCGGGCCGCCGCGCGGGCCCGGGAGGGGGCCGGCGACGAGCCGGTCGAGGCCGCGGGCCACACCGTCTGA
- the lexA gene encoding transcriptional repressor LexA, translated as MTEDRASRQKNPQPIDGAGPPATRRPRAARSRAAQPAVRPVTPVVSSFPDPATVDLTARQRRILEFIRSWVERHGYPPSVREIGEAVGLVSPSSVAYQLKELEKKGFLRRDPNRPRAVDVRAPGDVLDDETTRAQRPTPAYVPMLGRIAAGGPILAEQAVEDIFPLPRELVGEGEVFMLQVKGDSMLDAAICDGDWVVVRQQPTAEVGDIVAAMLDGEATVKTYRRRDGHVWLMPQNPAFDPIPGDDATIMGRVVAVLRRI; from the coding sequence GTGACCGAGGACCGGGCCAGCCGGCAGAAGAACCCGCAGCCGATCGACGGGGCGGGTCCGCCGGCGACCCGCCGACCCCGCGCCGCGCGCAGCCGGGCCGCCCAGCCTGCCGTGCGCCCGGTCACGCCGGTGGTGAGCAGCTTCCCCGACCCGGCGACGGTCGACCTGACCGCCCGGCAGCGCCGGATCCTGGAGTTCATCCGCAGCTGGGTGGAGCGCCACGGCTACCCGCCCAGCGTGCGCGAGATCGGCGAGGCGGTCGGCCTGGTCTCCCCGTCCAGCGTCGCCTACCAGCTCAAGGAGCTGGAGAAGAAGGGCTTCCTGCGTCGCGACCCCAACCGGCCGCGCGCCGTGGACGTCCGCGCCCCCGGCGACGTGCTCGACGACGAGACCACCCGCGCACAGCGGCCCACCCCGGCGTACGTGCCGATGCTGGGCCGGATCGCCGCCGGTGGCCCGATCCTGGCCGAGCAGGCGGTGGAGGACATCTTCCCCCTTCCCCGGGAGCTCGTGGGTGAGGGCGAGGTCTTCATGCTCCAGGTCAAGGGCGACTCGATGCTCGACGCCGCCATCTGCGATGGCGACTGGGTGGTGGTCCGGCAGCAGCCGACCGCCGAGGTCGGCGACATCGTGGCCGCCATGCTCGACGGCGAGGCGACCGTGAAGACCTACCGGCGCCGTGACGGGCACGTCTGGCTGATGCCACAGAACCCGGCCTTCGATCCGATCCCGGGCGACGACGCCACCATCATGGGTCGGGTGGTCGCCGTGCTGCGCCGGATCTGA
- the hflX gene encoding GTPase HflX, giving the protein MREQETFLPYEDDELDATTGEFELSERQALRRVPGLSTELTDITEVEYRQLRLERVVLVGVWTEGTQEDAENSLSELAALAETAGSQVLEGLIQRRNRPDPATYVGRGKVDDLGAVVLSSGADTVICDGELSPSQLRNLEQRTKVKVVDRTALILDIFAQHAKSREGKAQVELAQLEYLLPRLRGWGETLSRQTGGSGRGGGAGGGVGLRGPGETKLETDRRRIRHRIAKLRREIKGMTTVRQTKRARRTRNAVPAVAIAGYTNAGKSSLLNRLTGAGVLVENALFATLDPTTRKATTSDGRLYTLSDTVGFVRHLPHQIVEAFRSTLEEVADADLVVHVVDGTHPDPEEQVRAVRMVLAEVGADRLPELLVVNKTDAADEETLLRLKRLWPDAVFASAHSGAGIEGLREAIEQRLPRPAVEVRAVLPYDRGDLVARVHRQGEVLSTAHLPEGTLLHVRVGEALAAELAPYRAGDRLTADERVGVGS; this is encoded by the coding sequence TTGCGAGAGCAGGAGACCTTCCTTCCCTACGAGGACGACGAGCTCGACGCCACCACCGGCGAGTTCGAGCTGTCGGAGCGGCAGGCGCTGCGGCGGGTCCCCGGCCTCTCCACCGAGCTCACCGACATCACCGAGGTCGAGTACCGCCAGCTCCGGCTGGAGCGCGTGGTCCTGGTGGGCGTCTGGACCGAGGGGACCCAGGAGGACGCGGAGAACAGCCTCTCCGAGCTGGCGGCGCTGGCCGAGACGGCCGGCTCGCAGGTGCTCGAAGGGCTGATCCAGCGCCGCAACCGGCCCGACCCGGCCACGTACGTCGGCCGGGGCAAGGTCGACGACCTGGGCGCGGTGGTGCTCTCCAGCGGCGCCGACACGGTGATCTGCGACGGTGAGCTCTCTCCGTCCCAGCTGCGCAACCTGGAGCAGCGCACCAAGGTCAAGGTGGTCGACCGGACGGCGCTGATCCTCGACATCTTCGCCCAGCACGCCAAGAGCCGCGAGGGTAAGGCGCAGGTCGAGCTGGCCCAGCTCGAATACCTGCTGCCGCGGCTGCGCGGTTGGGGTGAAACGCTCTCCCGGCAGACCGGTGGTAGCGGTCGCGGCGGTGGCGCCGGCGGCGGCGTGGGCCTGCGCGGCCCCGGTGAGACCAAGCTGGAGACCGACCGGCGCCGGATCCGGCATCGCATCGCCAAGCTGCGCCGCGAGATCAAGGGCATGACGACGGTACGCCAGACCAAGCGGGCCCGCCGCACGCGCAACGCGGTGCCCGCGGTGGCCATCGCCGGCTACACCAACGCCGGCAAGTCCAGCCTGCTCAACCGCCTCACTGGGGCGGGCGTGCTGGTGGAGAACGCGCTGTTCGCCACCCTGGACCCGACCACCCGCAAGGCCACCACCTCCGACGGCCGGCTCTACACGCTCTCCGACACGGTCGGTTTCGTGCGGCACCTGCCGCACCAGATCGTCGAGGCGTTCCGCTCGACGCTCGAGGAGGTCGCCGACGCCGACCTGGTGGTGCACGTGGTCGACGGCACCCACCCGGACCCGGAGGAGCAGGTCCGCGCGGTCCGCATGGTGCTTGCCGAGGTGGGCGCCGACCGGCTGCCCGAGCTGCTGGTGGTCAACAAGACCGACGCGGCCGACGAGGAGACGCTGCTGCGGCTCAAGCGGCTCTGGCCGGACGCGGTCTTCGCCTCGGCACACTCCGGGGCTGGGATCGAGGGGCTGCGCGAGGCGATCGAGCAGCGACTGCCCCGGCCGGCGGTCGAGGTCCGCGCGGTGCTCCCGTACGACCGGGGCGACCTGGTGGCCCGGGTGCACCGGCAGGGCGAGGTGCTGAGCACCGCCCACCTGCCCGAGGGCACCCTGCTGCACGTACGGGTGGGCGAGGCGCTCGCCGCCGAGCTGGCGCCGTACCGGGCGGGGGACCGGCTCACCGCGGACGAGCGGGTCGGCGTCGGCAGCTGA
- a CDS encoding NAD-dependent malic enzyme, translated as MAISRLPSAGFSITMRIAVPADASSIGRLTTAAGEAGAIVTALDVVDSDPAHVIVDLTCDTADAGHADQVVKALTALDGVDVRKVSDRTFLLHLGGKIEVSSKVALRTRDELSRAYTPGVARVCQAIADNPADARRLTIKRNTVAVVSDGSAVLGLGNLGPAASLPVMEGKAALFKRFGGVDAWPVVLDTQDTDEIVSIVKAIAPAYGGINLEDIAAPRCFEIEARLREALDIPVFHDDQHGTAICVLAALTNALRVVGKQLADVRVVVSGAGAAGTAIMKLLLRQGVGDIIAYDRQGALHRGLTGLNPAWQWLAEHTNKENYSGDLAGAVRDADVFIGVSAPNLLTGDDIATMAKDSIVFALANPDPEVDPREARKHAAVVATGRSDQPNQINNVLAFPGVFRGMLDAHAEEFTEEMAIAAAQAIADVVGEDKINPTVIVPSVFDARVAPAVAAAVRAAAQNPATTPPPAADPGPADLPEIAAEASATP; from the coding sequence GTGGCCATCAGCCGACTGCCGAGTGCCGGGTTCTCGATCACGATGCGGATCGCGGTACCCGCGGACGCCTCCTCCATCGGCCGGCTGACCACCGCGGCCGGCGAGGCCGGCGCCATCGTCACCGCGCTCGACGTGGTCGACTCCGACCCGGCCCACGTGATCGTCGACCTCACCTGCGACACCGCCGACGCCGGCCACGCCGACCAGGTGGTCAAGGCGCTGACCGCGCTGGACGGGGTGGACGTCCGCAAGGTCTCCGACCGGACCTTCCTGCTGCACCTCGGTGGCAAGATCGAGGTCAGCTCGAAGGTGGCGCTGCGCACCCGGGACGAGCTCTCCCGCGCGTACACCCCGGGCGTGGCCCGGGTCTGCCAGGCGATCGCCGACAACCCGGCCGACGCCCGCCGGCTCACCATCAAGCGCAACACGGTCGCCGTGGTCAGCGACGGCTCGGCGGTGCTCGGCCTGGGCAACCTCGGGCCGGCCGCGTCGCTGCCGGTGATGGAGGGCAAGGCGGCGCTGTTCAAGCGCTTCGGCGGGGTGGACGCCTGGCCGGTGGTGCTGGACACCCAGGACACCGACGAGATCGTCTCGATCGTCAAGGCGATCGCGCCCGCGTACGGCGGGATCAACCTGGAGGACATCGCCGCGCCGCGCTGCTTCGAGATCGAGGCCCGGCTGCGCGAGGCGCTGGACATCCCGGTCTTCCACGACGACCAGCACGGCACCGCGATCTGCGTGCTGGCCGCCCTGACCAACGCGCTCCGCGTCGTGGGCAAGCAGCTCGCGGACGTCCGGGTGGTCGTCTCCGGCGCCGGCGCGGCCGGCACCGCGATCATGAAGCTGCTGCTCCGCCAGGGCGTGGGCGACATCATCGCGTACGACCGGCAGGGCGCCCTGCACCGCGGGCTGACCGGCCTCAACCCGGCCTGGCAGTGGCTGGCGGAGCACACCAACAAGGAGAACTACTCCGGTGACCTGGCCGGGGCGGTCCGGGACGCGGACGTCTTCATCGGGGTGAGCGCGCCGAACCTGCTCACCGGCGACGACATCGCCACCATGGCCAAGGACTCGATCGTCTTCGCGCTGGCCAACCCGGACCCGGAGGTCGACCCGCGAGAGGCGCGCAAGCACGCCGCGGTGGTCGCCACCGGCCGCTCCGACCAGCCGAACCAGATCAACAATGTGCTCGCCTTCCCCGGTGTCTTCCGGGGCATGCTCGACGCGCACGCCGAGGAGTTCACCGAGGAGATGGCGATCGCCGCGGCCCAGGCCATCGCGGATGTGGTCGGTGAGGACAAGATCAACCCGACGGTGATCGTGCCGAGCGTCTTCGACGCCCGGGTCGCCCCGGCCGTCGCCGCCGCGGTGCGCGCCGCCGCGCAGAACCCGGCCACGACCCCGCCCCCGGCCGCCGACCCGGGTCCGGCCGACCTCCCCGAGATCGCCGCCGAGGCCAGCGCCACCCCCTGA
- a CDS encoding class III extradiol ring-cleavage dioxygenase family protein: MPLVAAAVCPHPPLIVPELAGAAAGELDDLRAACDAALARLLAAGPDELLLVGSGPESRTFGSADSGSLRGYGLDRSIRLWKINCAGVEILPLSLTIGAWLLGRTGTELPRLARSVATDATPTECAELGAALAAGSERRTAMLVLGDGSACRGVKAPGYDDPRAEAYDEGVARALADADAEALLGLDPVRSAELKVAGRAPWQVLAGAVRATGGDWRGDLTYHQAPYGVAYLVASWERQ; the protein is encoded by the coding sequence GTGCCTCTGGTCGCCGCCGCCGTCTGCCCCCACCCGCCCCTGATCGTCCCCGAACTGGCCGGCGCCGCCGCCGGTGAGCTGGACGATCTCCGTGCCGCCTGCGACGCCGCCCTGGCCCGGCTCCTCGCCGCCGGTCCGGACGAGCTCCTGCTGGTCGGCAGCGGTCCGGAGAGCAGGACCTTCGGCTCGGCCGACTCCGGATCGCTGCGCGGCTACGGGCTGGACCGGTCCATCCGGCTCTGGAAGATCAACTGCGCCGGGGTGGAGATCCTGCCGCTCAGCCTCACCATCGGGGCGTGGCTGCTCGGCCGGACCGGCACCGAGCTGCCCCGGCTGGCCCGCTCCGTCGCCACCGACGCGACGCCGACGGAGTGCGCCGAGCTCGGGGCGGCCCTGGCCGCCGGGTCGGAGCGGCGTACCGCGATGCTGGTGCTGGGGGACGGGTCGGCGTGCCGGGGGGTCAAGGCGCCCGGGTACGACGACCCGCGCGCCGAGGCGTACGACGAGGGGGTGGCCCGGGCCCTGGCCGACGCGGACGCCGAGGCCCTGCTCGGCCTGGACCCGGTGCGGTCGGCGGAGCTGAAGGTCGCCGGGCGGGCGCCGTGGCAGGTGCTGGCCGGCGCGGTCCGCGCGACGGGCGGCGACTGGCGCGGCGACCTCACCTACCACCAGGCGCCCTACGGCGTCGCCTACCTCGTGGCCTCGTGGGAGCGGCAGTGA
- a CDS encoding DUF349 domain-containing protein — MSDWTAFGRVDEDGTVYVKTAEGERVVGSWQAGAPEEGLAHFARRFDDLVTEVDLTEARLNSGAADAGHSLTTIRRIRASLAEAHVVGDIDALAARLDKLAAVAEEKAGEAKAAREAARGEALARKTALVEEAEKLAAESTGWKTAGDRLKEILDEWKTIRGVDKKTDGELWKRFAAARDAFTRRRGAHFASLDQQRKQAQAIKEELVAEAEKLQESTDWGATAGQLKDLMTQWKAAPRASKEAEQKLWERFRAAQDAFFTRRSEVFSARDNEQRVNLERKQTLLAEAEGLDIDGDPKGAQAKLREIQAQWHEAGRVPREAAAGLERRLRAVDEKVREVMDSAWRRTTKEDSPLLAQMRSQVAEAEERLARAQAAGDARRIKEAEQALASKRQFLQLAEQAS; from the coding sequence ATGAGCGACTGGACTGCCTTCGGACGGGTGGACGAGGACGGCACCGTCTACGTCAAGACCGCCGAGGGCGAGCGGGTGGTCGGATCCTGGCAGGCGGGGGCCCCGGAGGAGGGGTTGGCGCACTTCGCCCGGCGCTTCGACGACCTGGTGACGGAGGTTGACCTGACCGAGGCCCGGCTCAACTCGGGCGCGGCGGACGCCGGGCACTCACTGACCACGATCCGACGGATCCGCGCCTCGCTGGCCGAGGCGCACGTGGTGGGCGACATCGACGCGTTGGCCGCACGCCTGGACAAGCTGGCCGCGGTGGCCGAGGAGAAGGCCGGCGAGGCCAAGGCGGCCCGCGAGGCCGCCCGGGGCGAGGCCCTGGCCCGCAAGACGGCCCTCGTCGAGGAGGCGGAGAAGCTGGCCGCCGAGTCGACCGGGTGGAAGACCGCCGGGGATCGGCTCAAGGAGATCCTGGATGAGTGGAAGACCATCCGCGGGGTCGACAAGAAGACTGACGGTGAGCTGTGGAAGCGGTTCGCCGCGGCCCGGGACGCCTTCACCCGCCGCCGGGGTGCCCACTTCGCCTCCCTCGACCAGCAGCGTAAGCAGGCGCAGGCGATCAAGGAGGAGCTGGTCGCCGAGGCCGAGAAGCTGCAGGAATCCACCGACTGGGGGGCCACCGCCGGCCAGCTCAAGGACCTCATGACGCAGTGGAAGGCCGCTCCCCGGGCGTCCAAGGAGGCCGAGCAGAAGCTCTGGGAACGGTTCCGGGCGGCGCAGGACGCATTCTTCACCCGGCGCAGCGAGGTCTTCTCGGCCCGCGACAACGAGCAGCGCGTCAACCTGGAGCGCAAGCAGACCCTGCTCGCCGAGGCGGAGGGGCTCGACATCGACGGCGACCCGAAGGGCGCCCAGGCGAAGCTGCGGGAGATCCAGGCGCAGTGGCACGAGGCCGGCCGGGTCCCCCGGGAGGCCGCCGCCGGGCTGGAGCGCCGGCTGCGCGCCGTGGACGAGAAGGTCCGCGAGGTCATGGACTCGGCGTGGCGGCGTACCACCAAGGAGGACAGCCCGCTGCTCGCCCAGATGCGGTCGCAGGTCGCCGAGGCCGAGGAGCGGCTCGCCCGGGCGCAGGCCGCCGGCGACGCCCGGCGGATCAAGGAGGCCGAGCAGGCGCTCGCCTCGAAGCGGCAGTTCCTCCAGCTGGCCGAGCAGGCCAGCTGA
- the miaB gene encoding tRNA (N6-isopentenyl adenosine(37)-C2)-methylthiotransferase MiaB: protein MTTAAAGSPRTYQVRTYGCQMNVHDSERISGLLEAAGYVRAADADEHPDVVVFNTCAVRENADNRLYGNLGHLRPVKNKHPGMQIAVGGCLAQKDRGEIVRKAPWVDVVFGTHNIGSLPVLLERARHNAAAEVEILESLDVFPSTLPTRRESTYAGWVSISVGCNNTCTFCIVPSLRGKEKDRRPGDILSEVRALVDEGVLEVTLLGQNVNSYGVEFGDRYAFGKLLRACGDIEGLERVRFTSPHPKDFTDDVIAAMTETPNVCHSLHMPLQSGSDDVLRAMRRSYRSEKYLGIIEKVRAAMPDAAITTDIIVGFPGETEADFEQTLDVVREARFASAFTFQYSKRPGTPAATMDGQLPKQVVQERYERLIACVEEITWAENRKLVGETVEVLVAVGEGRKDERTGRMSGRARDGRLVHFDAGSLDGQIRPGDIVHTAITYAAPHHLNADGEPLSHRRTRAGDAAEAGRAPRTPGVLLGLPTIGAPAAPPAPTTGCAAH, encoded by the coding sequence ATGACTACCGCAGCCGCGGGCAGCCCGCGCACCTACCAGGTGCGTACGTACGGCTGCCAGATGAACGTGCACGACTCCGAGCGCATCTCCGGCCTGCTGGAGGCGGCCGGGTACGTGCGCGCCGCCGACGCCGACGAGCACCCGGACGTCGTGGTGTTCAACACCTGCGCCGTGCGGGAGAACGCCGACAACCGGCTCTACGGCAACCTGGGTCATCTGCGCCCCGTCAAGAACAAGCACCCGGGGATGCAGATCGCGGTCGGCGGCTGCCTGGCCCAGAAGGACCGCGGCGAGATCGTCCGCAAGGCCCCCTGGGTGGACGTGGTCTTCGGTACGCACAACATCGGCTCGCTGCCGGTGCTGCTGGAGCGGGCCCGGCACAACGCCGCCGCCGAGGTGGAGATCCTCGAGTCGCTCGACGTCTTCCCCTCCACGCTGCCGACCCGCCGTGAGTCGACGTACGCCGGCTGGGTGTCGATCTCCGTCGGCTGCAACAACACCTGCACGTTCTGCATCGTGCCCTCCCTGCGCGGCAAGGAGAAGGACCGCCGCCCCGGCGACATCCTCTCCGAGGTGCGCGCCCTGGTCGACGAGGGCGTGCTGGAGGTGACCCTGCTCGGGCAGAACGTCAACTCCTACGGCGTGGAGTTCGGCGACCGGTACGCGTTCGGCAAGCTGCTGCGCGCCTGCGGCGACATCGAGGGCCTGGAGCGGGTCCGGTTCACCAGCCCGCACCCGAAGGACTTCACCGACGACGTGATCGCCGCGATGACCGAGACGCCCAACGTCTGCCACTCGCTGCACATGCCGCTGCAGTCCGGCTCCGACGACGTGCTGCGGGCCATGCGCCGGTCGTACCGGTCGGAGAAATACCTCGGCATCATCGAGAAGGTCCGGGCGGCCATGCCGGACGCGGCGATCACCACGGACATCATCGTCGGTTTCCCCGGCGAGACCGAGGCCGACTTCGAGCAGACCCTGGACGTGGTCCGCGAGGCGCGGTTCGCCTCCGCGTTCACCTTCCAGTACTCCAAGCGCCCCGGCACCCCGGCCGCGACGATGGACGGCCAGCTCCCCAAGCAGGTCGTGCAGGAGCGGTACGAGCGGCTGATCGCCTGCGTGGAGGAGATCACCTGGGCGGAGAACAGAAAGCTCGTGGGGGAGACCGTCGAGGTGCTCGTCGCGGTCGGCGAGGGGCGCAAGGACGAGCGCACCGGCCGGATGTCCGGCCGGGCCCGGGACGGCCGCCTGGTCCACTTCGACGCCGGCAGCCTGGACGGGCAGATCCGACCCGGCGACATCGTGCACACCGCGATCACCTACGCCGCCCCGCACCACCTGAACGCCGACGGGGAGCCGCTGTCGCACCGGCGTACCCGGGCCGGCGACGCCGCCGAGGCGGGGCGCGCCCCGCGTACCCCGGGGGTGCTGCTGGGGCTGCCCACCATCGGCGCGCCCGCCGCGCCGCCCGCGCCGACCACCGGCTGCGCCGCGCACTGA
- a CDS encoding DUF2277 family protein — protein MCRSIKTLREPYVPVVTEADIRAAALQYVRKISGFRAPAAHNAAAFEAAVDSVAAATATLLDQLVVRGQQPAARG, from the coding sequence GTGTGCCGGAGCATCAAGACCCTGCGTGAGCCGTACGTCCCGGTGGTCACCGAGGCGGACATCCGGGCGGCCGCGTTGCAGTACGTCCGGAAGATCTCCGGATTCCGTGCCCCCGCCGCGCACAACGCCGCCGCGTTCGAGGCGGCCGTGGACAGCGTGGCGGCGGCCACCGCGACCCTGCTGGACCAGTTGGTGGTCCGGGGTCAGCAGCCGGCTGCCCGGGGGTGA